From one Streptomyces mobaraensis genomic stretch:
- a CDS encoding ABC transporter ATP-binding protein, with amino-acid sequence MTPAVTGRRRGPGAVRTVFRLTAGHRAALATAIVLTLVASALGLAQPLLAQRIVDASTGGRPLWPLLFLAALFVAEAGTAAVGRFLQERMGEGVVRGLRHSLVGRLLRLEMREYEHHRTGDLVSRVTVDTTVLREVLSRALVDLVTGSLASAGAVALMLWLDPLLLLLVTLTVAAAAAVVMCVLAGLRTASERTQHAVGAVAAELERALGAVPMVRAHRAERREAARIGERVDAAYGAGVRTARLAAVMSPAVELAVHGSFLLVLVIGGLRVDGRTHSLGDLVAFLLYASYLVVPLSSVFHAAGLVQRGVGALGRVEEALALPVEPAEAEEAEVPEPAPPAPSPTPSAPSAPPVLALENVRFGYRPGRPVLRGISLEVPPHRQVALVGRSGAGKSTVFALAARFYEPDAGRLLFDGRPATRMTRAECRARIAVVDQNTHVVHGSLWDNITYAAPGASRAEVRRVVGLARLDEVVDRLPGGLDGPVGERGATLSGGERQRVALARALLTRPALLLLDEPTSQLDAVNELALGRVMREITEECALLVIAHRLSTVQNADRIVVLREGRAIASGRHEDLLAGCAAYRELAAAQMLRTG; translated from the coding sequence GTGACGCCGGCCGTCACCGGACGGCGGCGCGGTCCGGGCGCGGTCCGCACGGTGTTCCGGCTCACCGCCGGCCACCGCGCGGCGCTGGCCACCGCCATCGTCCTCACCCTGGTGGCGTCGGCGCTGGGGCTGGCGCAGCCGCTGCTCGCCCAGCGGATCGTGGACGCGAGCACGGGCGGCCGGCCGCTGTGGCCGCTGCTGTTCCTGGCCGCGCTGTTCGTCGCCGAGGCCGGCACGGCGGCGGTGGGCCGCTTCCTCCAGGAGCGGATGGGCGAGGGCGTCGTCCGCGGGCTGCGCCACAGCCTGGTCGGCCGGCTGCTGCGGCTGGAGATGCGGGAGTACGAGCACCACCGGACCGGCGACCTCGTCTCCCGGGTCACCGTCGACACCACCGTCCTGCGCGAGGTCCTCTCCCGGGCGCTGGTGGACCTGGTCACCGGTTCGCTGGCGTCGGCGGGGGCGGTGGCGCTGATGCTCTGGCTCGACCCGCTGCTGCTGCTCCTGGTCACCCTCACGGTGGCGGCGGCGGCCGCGGTGGTGATGTGCGTCCTCGCCGGGCTCCGTACGGCCTCGGAGCGGACGCAGCACGCCGTCGGCGCCGTCGCGGCCGAACTCGAACGGGCCCTGGGCGCCGTGCCGATGGTCCGGGCACACCGGGCGGAGCGGCGGGAGGCCGCCAGGATCGGGGAGCGGGTGGACGCGGCGTACGGCGCGGGGGTGCGCACCGCGCGGCTGGCGGCGGTGATGAGCCCGGCGGTCGAACTGGCCGTGCACGGCTCGTTCCTGCTCGTCCTGGTGATCGGCGGACTGCGGGTGGACGGGCGCACCCACAGCCTCGGCGACCTGGTCGCCTTCCTGCTGTACGCCAGTTATCTGGTGGTGCCGCTGTCGTCGGTGTTCCATGCGGCGGGGCTGGTACAGCGGGGGGTGGGGGCGCTCGGGCGGGTGGAGGAGGCGCTGGCGCTTCCGGTGGAACCGGCGGAGGCGGAGGAAGCGGAGGTCCCGGAACCGGCCCCACCCGCGCCCTCCCCCACCCCGTCCGCCCCCTCCGCCCCACCCGTCCTGGCCCTGGAGAACGTCCGGTTCGGCTACCGCCCCGGACGGCCGGTGCTGCGCGGGATCTCGCTGGAGGTGCCGCCGCACCGGCAGGTCGCGCTGGTGGGCAGGTCGGGGGCGGGGAAGAGCACGGTCTTCGCGCTGGCCGCCCGTTTCTACGAACCGGACGCCGGCCGGCTGCTGTTCGACGGCCGCCCGGCCACCCGGATGACCCGCGCCGAGTGCCGGGCGCGCATCGCCGTCGTCGATCAGAACACCCACGTCGTCCACGGCTCCCTGTGGGACAACATCACCTACGCGGCTCCGGGGGCGAGCCGGGCCGAGGTGCGGCGGGTGGTCGGACTCGCCCGGCTGGACGAGGTGGTGGACCGGCTGCCGGGCGGGCTCGACGGGCCGGTCGGCGAGCGGGGCGCCACGCTCTCGGGCGGCGAGCGCCAGCGGGTCGCCCTGGCCCGGGCGCTGCTCACGCGCCCCGCGCTGCTGTTGCTGGACGAGCCGACGTCCCAGCTCGACGCGGTCAACGAGCTGGCGCTGGGGCGGGTGATGCGCGAGATCACCGAGGAGTGCGCGCTGCTGGTGATCGCCCACCGGCTGTCCACCGTGCAGAACGCCGACCGCATCGTCGTCCTGCGGGAGGGCCGGGCCATCGCCTCCGGCCGGCACGAGGACCTGCTGGCCGGCTGTGCCGCCTACCGCGAGCTGGCGGCGGCACAGATGCTGCGGACGGGCTGA
- a CDS encoding lasso peptide biosynthesis B2 protein yields MTTPSALVRPSDVPFRRRLAARLALAVAFPLVLLPPHRLRAVLAVLRRGAVPASYERSRAARRAVCAASLYCAGPRGCLPRSIGTALLCRFGGCWPTWCTGVRKVPPFSAHAWVEAEGRPVDEGVPDDYFSRLLAVAPAPAAWKRRLP; encoded by the coding sequence ATGACCACGCCGAGCGCCCTGGTCCGGCCGTCGGACGTGCCGTTCCGCCGGCGGCTGGCCGCCCGGCTCGCCCTGGCCGTCGCCTTCCCGCTCGTCCTGCTGCCGCCCCACCGGCTCCGCGCGGTCCTCGCCGTGCTCCGCCGGGGCGCCGTCCCCGCCTCGTACGAGCGGTCCCGCGCGGCGCGGCGGGCGGTGTGCGCGGCCAGCCTGTACTGCGCGGGGCCGCGCGGCTGTCTGCCGCGCTCGATCGGCACGGCCCTGTTGTGCCGGTTCGGCGGCTGCTGGCCGACGTGGTGCACGGGGGTGCGCAAGGTGCCGCCGTTCAGCGCGCACGCCTGGGTGGAGGCGGAGGGGCGGCCGGTGGACGAGGGGGTTCCGGACGACTACTTCAGCCGGCTGCTCGCCGTGGCCCCCGCCCCGGCGGCCTGGAAGCGACGGCTGCCGTGA
- a CDS encoding lasso peptide biosynthesis PqqD family chaperone translates to MALRFAPDVATAETEYGTVLLDQRKGRYWELNPTGTLVVRTLLDGGGEADAVEALVGAFAVDRRRAAADVAALVALLRDAGLAA, encoded by the coding sequence ATGGCACTGCGGTTCGCCCCGGACGTCGCCACCGCGGAGACCGAGTACGGCACGGTCCTGCTCGACCAGCGCAAGGGCCGCTACTGGGAGCTCAACCCCACCGGGACGCTCGTCGTCCGCACCCTGCTGGACGGCGGCGGGGAGGCGGACGCGGTGGAGGCGCTCGTCGGCGCGTTCGCCGTGGACCGGCGGCGGGCCGCCGCGGACGTCGCCGCGCTGGTCGCGCTGTTGCGGGACGCGGGGCTGGCGGCATGA
- a CDS encoding lasso peptide isopeptide bond-forming cyclase, translated as MPTPREAGGAGPGAASFVVLPDCDDALTAARSFIRRNPQDTRDTQDTHGTRDTRETRTIPHPSGRPWITGRWHDRDVTAVRTGRAALAVIGCCPVRPEELRRRADALRDLTALDALARALPGSFHLVAALDGAVRVQGTASGLRPVFRATVGGVEVAASDALSLARALGSAPDEEELAVRLLWPVPYPLFTTSLWRGVTAVPAEDALYVSRDGRSARQSRWWTPPEPVRSMTGGAPLVRQALVDAVAARTHRGSTVSCDLSGGLDSTSVCFLAAASPARVIASTWPGRDPADTDLAWARRAARHLPDVEHVVWDADESPLVYTDLLDIDAPMDEPTIGVMDRARALHHLPELARRGSSVHLTGIGGDHVAWCSEGYYHRLLRTRPWCAVRQLRGFRTLYQWPLAPAVRTLADSRSFGRWLAGTAARLRDPLPPGVEGALGWGTAPRLFPWVTPEAADAARRALLRAAATAEPLHPDRGLHQDLEQIRICTRIVRQWDLMAARAGLPMASPFFDDRVVEAFLAVDPRDRVTPWAYKPLLAAAIRGIVPDACLARTDKAHASMDASNGLREHRGDLVKLWEDSSLARLGLVDAGALTALAQRPATPGLGDAILYSTIGCEVWLRTLAR; from the coding sequence ATGCCTACGCCTCGCGAGGCGGGGGGAGCGGGCCCGGGCGCCGCGTCCTTCGTGGTCCTTCCGGACTGCGACGACGCGCTCACCGCGGCCCGCTCCTTCATCCGCCGGAATCCCCAGGACACCCGGGACACCCAGGACACCCACGGAACCCGGGACACCCGGGAAACCCGGACCATCCCCCACCCCTCCGGCCGGCCCTGGATCACCGGCCGCTGGCACGACCGGGACGTCACCGCCGTCCGCACCGGCCGGGCCGCCCTGGCGGTGATCGGCTGCTGCCCCGTCCGGCCCGAGGAGCTCCGCCGGCGGGCGGACGCGCTGCGCGACCTCACCGCCCTGGACGCCCTGGCCCGCGCCCTGCCCGGCAGCTTCCACCTGGTGGCCGCGCTGGACGGAGCCGTCCGCGTCCAGGGCACGGCGTCCGGCCTGCGGCCCGTCTTCCGGGCCACCGTCGGCGGCGTCGAGGTGGCCGCGAGCGACGCCCTGTCGCTCGCCCGCGCCCTGGGCTCCGCGCCCGACGAGGAGGAGCTGGCCGTACGGCTGCTGTGGCCGGTCCCGTACCCCCTCTTCACCACCTCCCTGTGGCGGGGCGTCACCGCCGTCCCCGCCGAGGACGCCCTGTACGTGTCCCGCGACGGGCGGTCGGCCCGCCAGTCCCGCTGGTGGACGCCGCCCGAGCCGGTGCGGTCGATGACCGGCGGCGCGCCCCTCGTCCGGCAGGCCCTCGTCGACGCCGTGGCGGCCCGCACCCACCGGGGCTCCACGGTCAGCTGCGACCTGTCCGGCGGGCTGGACTCCACCTCCGTCTGCTTCCTGGCCGCGGCGTCCCCGGCCCGCGTCATCGCGAGCACCTGGCCGGGGCGCGACCCCGCCGACACCGACCTGGCCTGGGCCCGGCGCGCCGCACGCCACCTCCCGGACGTCGAGCACGTGGTGTGGGACGCGGACGAGTCCCCGCTCGTCTACACCGACCTGCTGGACATCGACGCGCCGATGGACGAGCCGACCATCGGCGTCATGGACCGGGCCCGGGCGCTGCACCACCTGCCGGAGCTCGCCCGCCGCGGCAGTTCCGTGCATCTGACGGGGATCGGCGGCGACCACGTGGCCTGGTGTTCGGAGGGCTACTACCACCGGCTGCTGCGGACGCGCCCGTGGTGCGCGGTGCGGCAGCTGCGCGGTTTCCGCACCCTCTACCAGTGGCCGCTCGCGCCGGCCGTGCGCACCCTCGCCGACTCCCGCTCCTTCGGCCGCTGGCTGGCCGGCACGGCGGCGCGGCTGCGCGACCCGCTCCCGCCCGGCGTGGAGGGGGCGCTGGGCTGGGGCACCGCGCCCCGGCTGTTCCCCTGGGTCACCCCCGAGGCCGCCGACGCGGCCCGGCGGGCCCTGCTCCGGGCCGCCGCGACCGCCGAGCCGCTGCACCCCGACCGCGGGCTCCACCAGGACCTGGAGCAGATCCGGATCTGCACCCGGATCGTCCGCCAGTGGGACCTGATGGCCGCCAGGGCGGGGCTGCCGATGGCGTCGCCGTTCTTCGACGACCGGGTGGTCGAGGCGTTCCTGGCCGTCGACCCGCGCGACCGCGTCACCCCCTGGGCGTACAAGCCGCTGCTGGCGGCGGCGATACGCGGGATCGTCCCGGACGCCTGCCTGGCCCGCACCGACAAGGCGCACGCCTCGATGGACGCCTCGAACGGGCTGCGGGAGCACCGGGGCGACCTGGTGAAGCTCTGGGAGGACTCGTCCCTGGCCCGGCTGGGTCTGGTCGACGCCGGCGCCCTGACCGCCCTCGCCCAGCGGCCCGCCACGCCCGGCCTGGGCGACGCGATCCTCTACTCCACGATCGGCTGCGAGGTGTGGCTGCGGACCCTCGCCCGCTGA
- a CDS encoding keywimysin-related RiPP translates to MKKTYEAPTLVKRGTFRAKTGLLRTNGNDRLILSKN, encoded by the coding sequence ATGAAGAAGACGTACGAAGCTCCCACCCTGGTCAAGCGCGGCACCTTCCGGGCCAAGACCGGTCTGCTCCGGACCAACGGAAACGACCGTCTGATCCTCAGCAAGAACTGA